One Brevibacillus choshinensis genomic window carries:
- the efeO gene encoding iron uptake system protein EfeO, whose product MSKKWVYPLSAVVLGSSLMLSACGSPETGKTETKPAEQPASNQAAPAAATAAPAASPELQASIDQYQKWVIEQTDQLVKSTEEFTNAVKAGDMEKAKQLYAPSRAYYERIEPIAESLGDFDPWIDAREGDVPDNEWRGYHKLEKALWETKSVADQGKVADQLLQDVKQLRVKVESVEIDVKMLVTGAVELLNEVSTSKVTGEEERYSRTDMYDFAANVEGANEIFKVLKTSVEAKDAALAKEIEDRFKALDQEIAPHRKGDGYVLYNEIKEDQVKKLSQALDALAEPLSKMGTILEG is encoded by the coding sequence CGGTTGTATTGGGCTCTTCCTTGATGCTTTCGGCATGCGGAAGCCCGGAGACAGGTAAAACAGAGACAAAACCAGCGGAACAACCTGCCAGCAACCAAGCAGCCCCGGCAGCTGCTACTGCTGCTCCAGCTGCCTCTCCAGAGCTTCAGGCTTCCATCGATCAATACCAAAAATGGGTCATCGAGCAAACGGATCAGCTGGTGAAATCGACAGAAGAATTCACCAATGCCGTAAAAGCCGGCGATATGGAAAAAGCGAAGCAACTGTACGCACCTTCTCGTGCTTACTATGAGAGAATTGAGCCAATCGCTGAGTCTTTGGGAGATTTCGACCCTTGGATCGATGCTCGCGAAGGCGATGTTCCCGATAACGAATGGCGCGGCTACCACAAGCTTGAAAAAGCGCTGTGGGAAACAAAATCTGTGGCTGACCAAGGGAAAGTCGCCGACCAGCTGCTGCAGGACGTAAAGCAGCTGCGTGTAAAAGTAGAAAGCGTAGAGATTGATGTGAAAATGCTCGTAACGGGAGCGGTGGAGCTCTTGAATGAGGTTTCTACCAGCAAAGTGACCGGCGAAGAGGAACGCTACTCCCGCACAGATATGTACGACTTTGCAGCAAACGTGGAAGGCGCAAACGAAATCTTCAAAGTGCTGAAGACTTCCGTCGAAGCGAAAGACGCTGCGCTGGCAAAAGAAATCGAGGATCGATTCAAAGCACTGGATCAAGAAATTGCTCCTCACCGCAAAGGGGATGGCTACGTCCTCTACAATGAAATCAAAGAAGACCAAGTGAAAAAGCTCAGTCAAGCATTGGATGCTTTGGCAGAACCTTTATCCAAAATGGGAACGATCTTGGAGGGCTAA
- the efeB gene encoding iron uptake transporter deferrochelatase/peroxidase subunit, whose product MDTKRLENIANKKLTRRDALKLAGVGGLGLLVGAGGMGAVMMPKPASSNAATSTDSDAVGGIVPFYGKHQAGVITPMQDFICMGAFDLTATALADVRKLFQSWTAAAARMTEGKNVDDESDNPHLPPVDTGESMGLAPMRMTVTFGLGASFFDERFGLASKRPAPLVDLPHFNSDDLRKEWTGGDIVVQVCANDPQVAFHALRNLARIARGKAVLRWVQDGFQRTNAADPTGSTPRNLMGFKDGTNNPKVSEPAVADEIVWAQSSDDPAWMAGGSYMVMRRIRMRIEIWDRSSLDDQENTFGRHRLSGAPLGKTGEFDDLELDRKDGQGKPVIPAASHVALANMDGKVKILRRGYSYSSGMDLKTGQLDAGLLFVCFNRDPRKQFIPMQQKLAAADLLNEYITHVGSGLFACLPGASEGGYIGDTLF is encoded by the coding sequence ATGGATACGAAACGTCTCGAAAACATTGCCAACAAGAAGCTGACACGACGAGACGCACTGAAACTGGCAGGTGTAGGTGGTCTCGGACTTTTGGTAGGTGCGGGTGGCATGGGTGCAGTCATGATGCCCAAACCCGCGTCTTCAAATGCTGCGACTTCCACCGATTCGGACGCTGTAGGCGGGATCGTTCCCTTTTACGGAAAGCACCAGGCTGGAGTCATTACACCTATGCAGGACTTTATCTGCATGGGTGCTTTTGATTTAACGGCTACCGCATTGGCTGATGTCCGCAAGCTGTTTCAGAGCTGGACTGCTGCAGCAGCTCGTATGACGGAAGGCAAGAATGTCGACGATGAAAGTGACAATCCTCACCTGCCTCCTGTCGATACCGGAGAAAGCATGGGGCTCGCTCCTATGCGCATGACCGTCACGTTTGGTCTCGGTGCCTCCTTCTTCGATGAGCGCTTTGGATTGGCAAGCAAACGTCCTGCTCCTTTGGTCGATTTGCCCCATTTCAACAGCGATGATCTTCGCAAGGAATGGACGGGTGGAGACATCGTCGTCCAGGTCTGTGCGAACGATCCTCAAGTCGCATTCCACGCTCTTCGCAATTTGGCCCGAATCGCACGGGGAAAAGCTGTTCTTCGGTGGGTACAAGACGGCTTCCAACGGACGAATGCCGCCGACCCTACTGGTTCTACACCTCGTAATCTGATGGGCTTCAAAGACGGGACCAACAATCCAAAAGTGAGCGAACCTGCCGTAGCCGACGAAATCGTCTGGGCACAATCCTCCGACGATCCTGCATGGATGGCGGGCGGTTCTTACATGGTCATGAGAAGAATCCGGATGCGCATCGAAATATGGGATCGTTCTTCCCTCGACGATCAAGAGAACACGTTTGGGCGACATCGCCTTTCCGGCGCACCACTCGGAAAGACCGGGGAATTCGATGATCTGGAATTGGATCGCAAGGACGGCCAAGGAAAGCCTGTCATCCCTGCCGCGTCTCACGTAGCTCTCGCGAATATGGACGGGAAAGTGAAAATTTTGCGCCGCGGATACTCCTACTCGAGCGGTATGGATCTGAAAACGGGTCAGCTGGACGCCGGACTGCTGTTTGTATGCTTCAACCGCGACCCGCGCAAGCAGTTTATCCCGATGCAGCAAAAGCTGGCGGCAGCCGATCTGCTCAATGAATACATCACCCATGTCGGCAGCGGTCTGTTCGCCTGTCTCCCTGGGGCGAGTGAGGGCGGATATATCGGGGACACGTTATTTTAG
- a CDS encoding FTR1 family iron permease produces the protein MNILKRYMLIICMSLLLLASGLPSVQAAALQADQLKQIIAFSSDALISAGDQNWAEAKKAISGMKALWETNDESTADAQALADAQALVDAQALTAALAEAQQALAQVDSDPATAKAAISKLAKAADRYVTAKEDAGQPKEKAHKQIAALLPLLQDSMKAVSAGDGPAAKKTYNSFVTGWYKAENLVRAENVQVYSDMEIKISSARIALNTDPIDPAKGKAKLQDLITVVEDYLAGKAATNASTSAAAGDKPSVSSLLELLDSVEADIQSKQADSASGKMDTFISSWPQVEGVVMTKSPATYSSIETKMVSIPTLILSSPPNWEKASSFIAEMKSELQPFVASSSYTAWDAGLIMFREGLEAILIIVSLLTLLTRSGNEDKRKWVWSGAFIGILGSALLAILLSVVFSNLSAGSSRETIEGVTGIIAVLFMLTIGAWLHKKSNLQAWNRFVEKTIGTSLAKGTLWSLSFTAFLAIIREGAETIIFFMGMAATIRMTDLIMGVCGALLVLAIIAFAIIKLSNRIPIRPFFLVASLLLYYMAFKFIGASIHSFQVTGSLAAHSSDYLLYAPQLGIYATWETTIPQLVILAVVAFNFVRLTRKRTIKPLPQIN, from the coding sequence GTGAACATCTTGAAACGCTATATGCTCATCATCTGCATGTCCTTGCTGCTGCTCGCCTCTGGCCTCCCTTCTGTACAGGCGGCTGCGCTGCAGGCAGACCAACTGAAGCAAATCATCGCGTTTTCCAGTGACGCCTTGATCAGCGCTGGGGACCAAAACTGGGCGGAAGCGAAAAAGGCCATTTCCGGCATGAAAGCTCTCTGGGAAACCAATGACGAGAGCACTGCAGACGCCCAGGCGCTAGCAGACGCCCAGGCGCTAGTAGACGCCCAGGCGCTGACAGCTGCCCTGGCGGAGGCACAGCAGGCCCTCGCTCAGGTCGATTCCGATCCAGCAACGGCGAAAGCGGCCATCTCCAAGCTGGCAAAAGCGGCAGATCGATATGTCACAGCCAAAGAAGACGCTGGCCAACCGAAGGAAAAAGCTCATAAACAAATTGCGGCCCTGTTGCCGCTTCTCCAAGATAGTATGAAAGCCGTATCAGCTGGAGACGGTCCAGCGGCAAAAAAGACGTACAACAGCTTTGTCACTGGCTGGTACAAAGCAGAAAACCTGGTCCGAGCCGAAAATGTCCAGGTGTACAGCGATATGGAAATCAAAATCAGCAGTGCGCGAATTGCGCTGAATACCGATCCGATTGATCCTGCAAAAGGCAAGGCGAAGCTGCAGGACTTGATTACCGTCGTAGAGGATTACCTCGCGGGTAAAGCGGCCACTAATGCCTCGACATCGGCTGCAGCAGGTGATAAGCCGTCCGTCTCTTCGCTTTTGGAATTGCTGGACTCCGTGGAAGCCGACATTCAAAGCAAGCAAGCGGACAGCGCATCAGGAAAAATGGACACTTTCATCTCTTCCTGGCCGCAGGTAGAAGGTGTGGTCATGACCAAATCGCCGGCTACCTACAGCAGCATCGAAACCAAGATGGTGTCCATCCCTACGCTGATCTTGTCCAGCCCGCCTAACTGGGAGAAGGCATCGTCCTTTATCGCGGAAATGAAAAGCGAGCTCCAGCCGTTTGTTGCATCTTCTTCCTACACGGCATGGGACGCCGGACTCATCATGTTCCGTGAAGGTCTGGAAGCCATCTTGATTATCGTGTCACTGTTGACGTTGCTCACCCGATCTGGCAATGAAGACAAGCGCAAATGGGTCTGGTCCGGAGCTTTCATTGGGATCTTGGGCTCTGCGCTGCTCGCCATTTTGCTCAGCGTTGTATTTTCCAATCTTTCTGCCGGCAGCTCTCGTGAAACGATCGAAGGCGTCACCGGAATCATTGCCGTTCTGTTCATGCTTACCATCGGTGCCTGGCTGCACAAAAAGTCCAATTTGCAGGCGTGGAACCGCTTTGTAGAAAAGACGATCGGCACCTCGCTGGCGAAGGGAACTCTGTGGTCGCTTAGCTTCACTGCTTTTCTGGCCATTATTCGCGAAGGGGCTGAGACAATCATCTTCTTTATGGGGATGGCTGCAACGATTCGCATGACCGACCTGATTATGGGAGTCTGCGGTGCACTGCTCGTGCTCGCGATCATCGCGTTTGCGATCATCAAGCTGAGCAATCGCATACCGATCCGCCCGTTCTTCCTGGTAGCGAGCTTGCTGCTCTATTACATGGCTTTCAAATTTATCGGCGCCAGCATTCATTCTTTCCAGGTCACCGGCAGCTTGGCAGCCCACAGCTCCGACTATCTGCTCTACGCGCCGCAGCTCGGCATCTATGCGACATGGGAGACGACGATTCCCCAGCTGGTTATCCTTGCCGTCGTTGCCTTCAACTTTGTGCGCCTTACGCGGAAACGGACGATCAAACCTCTCCCGCAAATCAACTAA
- a CDS encoding response regulator: MFNALIVEDEKPILDLMKYVIGQDPHYTIVGAFTNPLEALAEFPEHSVDVAFLDIEMPKMNGLELAQKINECSAQTKIVFTTAYKDYALDAFNLFAFHYILKPVTPMAIDRVTKKLVEQLGHIKTGGQPQNKATIQCFGGFEVRNQEGNMVRWRTKKAEELFAYFLCHPGRHVSKWNLIDLLWGEMDEERATHNLYTTVYRLKKILKEQKIGVDIHKTSEGYVLEPRDQSYDVWAYLQHNFPQTREPFDVEQAEYLYSQYKGPLLDQRDYFWKTPMEEMFAKQYTMLVQQLIEHDLFQREWQKAEQRVDSYLSMYPLQEEMNQILLEMYARNKQSGKVAKHYEKFAHAYRNEVGVEPPEGMRKWVAAYLKENS; the protein is encoded by the coding sequence TTGTTTAACGCCTTGATTGTCGAGGATGAGAAACCCATTCTCGATCTGATGAAATACGTCATCGGCCAAGACCCGCATTACACGATTGTAGGTGCCTTCACAAATCCTTTGGAGGCGCTGGCTGAATTTCCGGAGCATTCGGTAGACGTGGCTTTTTTGGATATCGAAATGCCGAAAATGAACGGCCTGGAGCTCGCTCAGAAAATCAATGAATGTTCGGCGCAAACCAAGATTGTGTTTACGACAGCCTACAAGGATTACGCTTTAGACGCATTCAATTTGTTTGCCTTTCACTACATACTAAAGCCTGTGACACCCATGGCCATCGATCGGGTGACGAAAAAGCTGGTGGAACAGCTGGGACACATCAAGACAGGTGGCCAGCCCCAGAACAAAGCCACTATCCAATGCTTCGGCGGGTTCGAAGTGCGCAACCAGGAAGGGAACATGGTTCGTTGGCGAACCAAGAAAGCGGAGGAGCTGTTTGCGTACTTTCTCTGTCATCCCGGGCGCCATGTCAGCAAGTGGAATCTGATCGATCTCTTGTGGGGAGAGATGGATGAGGAGAGAGCTACCCATAATCTTTATACCACTGTCTACCGACTCAAGAAAATTCTAAAGGAACAGAAGATCGGAGTGGACATCCACAAAACGAGTGAAGGGTATGTCCTGGAGCCCCGTGACCAGTCTTATGACGTTTGGGCATACCTCCAGCACAACTTTCCCCAGACGAGGGAGCCGTTCGATGTGGAGCAGGCGGAGTATCTGTACAGCCAATACAAAGGGCCGCTTCTGGATCAGAGGGACTATTTTTGGAAAACACCGATGGAGGAAATGTTCGCCAAGCAATACACGATGCTGGTCCAACAACTGATTGAGCATGACCTGTTCCAAAGGGAGTGGCAAAAAGCCGAGCAACGTGTCGATTCGTATTTATCCATGTATCCGTTGCAAGAAGAGATGAATCAAATCCTGCTGGAGATGTATGCCCGTAACAAGCAAAGCGGAAAAGTCGCAAAGCACTATGAGAAGTTCGCCCACGCTTACCGGAATGAAGTGGGGGTGGAACCGCCGGAGGGCATGCGAAAATGGGTGGCCGCCTATCTAAAAGAGAATTCATAA
- a CDS encoding phosphoribosyltransferase family protein, producing the protein MEKTYTLKVAGVTRELPIMPIADDLSIASFVILGDAELVEAAAPLLVEKLPEVDVLITAEAKGIPLVYEVARLLKLKKYYVARKSIKPYMDSPLVNEVVSITTQKTQVLCLDGADAKEIAGKRVAIIDDVISTGKSLKAIEELVVQAGGNVVARAAILAEGDAAERADILFLEKLPLFPHA; encoded by the coding sequence ATGGAGAAGACATACACACTCAAAGTAGCCGGAGTCACTCGTGAGCTTCCGATCATGCCGATCGCCGACGATCTGAGTATCGCCAGCTTCGTCATACTCGGTGATGCCGAGCTGGTGGAAGCCGCAGCGCCTTTGCTCGTAGAAAAATTGCCTGAAGTGGACGTGCTGATTACCGCGGAAGCAAAAGGAATCCCTCTCGTCTATGAAGTGGCTCGTCTTTTGAAGTTGAAAAAGTATTATGTGGCACGCAAGAGTATCAAGCCGTACATGGATTCTCCCCTGGTAAATGAAGTCGTCTCCATCACGACGCAAAAAACGCAGGTTTTGTGCCTGGATGGTGCGGATGCCAAGGAAATCGCAGGCAAGCGAGTGGCCATTATCGACGATGTGATCAGCACTGGCAAATCGCTGAAGGCCATCGAAGAGCTGGTCGTGCAGGCAGGCGGCAATGTCGTGGCCAGAGCGGCCATCCTCGCAGAAGGAGATGCGGCAGAGCGTGCTGACATTCTGTTTTTGGAAAAGCTTCCTTTGTTTCCTCACGCGTAA
- a CDS encoding solute carrier family 23 protein, whose translation MEWKDIIAALSVVLNGLPQGLLALSLGFASVPTALAFLVGAAGNAVTGSVAVVSYQAETITLAGTIGKSMKERLSMIFVGGIIMTIIGLFGFLEKIVDFIGPVITNGMMAGVGIMLARVSWDMARGNMAVGISSMASGLLTYFLTKDLVYTVTISVILSSAVSNVLKQGSPIQPVANDRLVLQKLTFSPAILRGAMAMVCLNIGANIAFGQINGEIAKSDVNIDTLSVISSVADMVSALFGGAPVEAIISATAGAPHPVASGVLMMVLMAAILFAGLLPKIGRFIPSESISGFLFVLGAIVTVPGNATAALTGGDATSGLVGGMTMVVTAISDPFFGMLAGLLMRALISLFGM comes from the coding sequence ATGGAGTGGAAGGACATTATCGCTGCACTGAGCGTGGTTTTGAACGGTCTGCCGCAAGGTCTGCTGGCCTTATCCCTTGGTTTTGCATCCGTTCCGACTGCGCTTGCGTTTCTAGTAGGTGCAGCGGGAAATGCCGTCACAGGTTCGGTCGCGGTCGTTTCCTATCAAGCAGAGACGATTACCCTTGCAGGAACGATAGGAAAAAGCATGAAAGAGAGGCTCTCCATGATTTTTGTCGGGGGAATCATCATGACCATCATCGGTCTGTTTGGTTTTCTGGAGAAAATCGTGGATTTTATCGGACCGGTCATTACAAACGGCATGATGGCTGGTGTGGGAATCATGCTGGCCCGCGTATCGTGGGACATGGCACGCGGCAATATGGCAGTCGGGATCAGTTCCATGGCTTCCGGTCTGCTTACGTATTTCTTGACGAAAGACCTGGTGTACACGGTAACGATCTCGGTTATCCTGTCTAGCGCCGTTTCTAATGTTCTGAAGCAGGGAAGCCCGATTCAGCCCGTAGCGAATGATCGTCTCGTCTTGCAGAAATTGACCTTTTCACCTGCGATCCTGCGCGGTGCGATGGCGATGGTATGCCTCAACATCGGCGCGAATATTGCGTTTGGGCAAATCAACGGAGAAATTGCCAAATCGGACGTAAACATCGATACACTGAGCGTGATCAGCAGCGTGGCTGACATGGTTTCGGCGCTATTCGGCGGCGCCCCTGTAGAGGCAATCATTTCTGCTACGGCAGGCGCTCCACACCCGGTAGCTTCTGGCGTGCTGATGATGGTGCTGATGGCTGCCATCCTGTTCGCGGGTTTGCTGCCGAAAATCGGACGTTTCATTCCGAGCGAATCGATCAGCGGCTTCTTGTTTGTACTGGGGGCTATCGTAACCGTTCCGGGTAATGCGACTGCAGCTTTGACTGGCGGCGACGCTACCTCCGGCCTTGTAGGGGGTATGACGATGGTCGTTACCGCAATTTCCGACCCGTTTTTTGGAATGCTGGCTGGTTTGCTGATGAGAGCTTTGATAAGTCTGTTTGGAATGTAG
- a CDS encoding FtsX-like permease family protein, which produces MLLKLSLSSMRKMMKDYLILLVGLVISISIFYMFQTLALNSEYTRENSLISSIQLVFNVGAFLLAFITIFYIFYANSFLLSLRRKELGMYRVLGAKKGKISQILFLETLTMGILSILVGNIVGIGLASGIGKMLMNQLDIAAEGYQPVYVPALLMTSGFFLVLFILTSTINAIRLARATELDLIRAEEQHDRVKAAGVGTVLVALLGIVLVTVGYVCLYHLRELVAFGFIIGAVATTIGTYLIFISLLPLFMQLLKKNQRLNDQKLNAFTFAQLRFRVNNLTKVLATVAMLIALGVGAMAGGLAFQQNVSLIAGVAHVYDITLQDPTTEDFEAIKSMTVEEQLTYRYKVDGDVIYYAKDDLLAHPPLISSNSMGAYDPDAQPKRVSTQLPASVYGMDDHSEKSGSAVMEQVPEEWEKTIRNEFVSSYAMLDGKSIRIADGPTYAGIKGKEHTVLLAKVDDFEKYKSELKAMDQRQLERIAPSASGNDGEVLSTKYSMYENLYAFTSGTMFMGFFLGIAFLAMMASCLMFKILSGASRDRERYKMLRKIGVRKAWLVGSIYKELFLVFIFPALLGLLHVLVGMEMFSVILLDPYANIWVPTSIFVGIYAVYYWITVQLYRGIVLPKET; this is translated from the coding sequence ATGTTGCTGAAGCTATCGTTATCCAGCATGCGGAAAATGATGAAGGACTACCTGATCCTGCTCGTGGGTCTGGTCATCTCCATCTCCATTTTCTACATGTTTCAGACGCTCGCACTGAACAGCGAGTATACCCGAGAAAATTCCTTGATCAGTTCCATTCAGCTGGTGTTTAATGTGGGCGCATTTCTTCTAGCGTTCATTACGATCTTCTATATATTTTACGCCAACTCATTCCTGCTTTCCCTTCGGCGCAAAGAGCTGGGGATGTACAGGGTATTGGGAGCGAAGAAGGGTAAGATCAGCCAGATTCTGTTCTTGGAAACATTGACAATGGGCATCCTGTCCATCCTTGTTGGAAATATCGTAGGGATCGGACTGGCCAGTGGAATCGGCAAGATGCTGATGAATCAGTTGGACATTGCGGCAGAGGGATACCAGCCCGTCTATGTGCCAGCCCTGCTCATGACGAGCGGATTCTTTCTCGTGCTTTTCATTCTGACATCGACGATCAATGCCATTCGTTTGGCACGCGCTACCGAACTGGATCTCATCCGTGCGGAAGAGCAGCATGACCGGGTAAAAGCGGCAGGGGTCGGAACTGTGTTGGTTGCCTTACTGGGGATTGTCCTGGTAACGGTAGGATATGTTTGCCTCTATCATCTGAGAGAGCTGGTCGCCTTTGGGTTTATCATTGGAGCTGTAGCGACGACGATCGGGACGTACCTGATTTTCATCTCGCTGCTGCCTTTGTTCATGCAGCTATTGAAAAAGAATCAAAGACTGAATGACCAGAAATTGAATGCTTTTACGTTTGCCCAGCTCCGTTTTCGCGTGAACAACCTGACCAAGGTGCTGGCCACCGTCGCGATGCTGATTGCACTGGGCGTGGGAGCGATGGCAGGAGGATTGGCGTTTCAGCAAAACGTCTCCTTGATTGCGGGCGTCGCGCATGTCTATGACATCACGCTTCAGGACCCGACGACAGAAGATTTTGAGGCAATCAAAAGCATGACCGTAGAAGAACAGCTCACGTATCGATACAAAGTGGATGGAGACGTAATCTATTACGCAAAGGACGATTTGCTCGCCCATCCGCCTCTGATCTCCTCGAACAGTATGGGAGCCTACGATCCTGATGCCCAACCCAAACGGGTATCGACGCAGCTGCCGGCTTCCGTGTATGGCATGGACGATCATTCGGAGAAATCAGGAAGCGCTGTGATGGAGCAGGTGCCCGAAGAATGGGAGAAAACGATTCGCAACGAATTTGTCTCGAGCTACGCGATGCTGGATGGTAAAAGCATTCGCATTGCAGATGGTCCTACGTATGCAGGCATCAAAGGCAAGGAGCACACGGTGCTTTTAGCAAAGGTCGATGACTTCGAGAAGTACAAGAGTGAGCTGAAAGCCATGGACCAACGCCAATTGGAGCGAATCGCACCTTCCGCGAGCGGCAACGACGGCGAAGTCCTATCTACGAAATACAGCATGTACGAAAATCTGTATGCCTTTACGAGCGGAACGATGTTCATGGGCTTCTTCCTGGGAATTGCCTTTTTGGCAATGATGGCAAGCTGCCTGATGTTCAAAATCCTCTCGGGAGCGAGCAGGGACCGCGAGCGCTACAAGATGCTGCGCAAGATTGGAGTACGGAAAGCATGGCTGGTAGGATCGATCTACAAGGAGCTGTTCCTCGTATTCATTTTCCCTGCATTGCTGGGCCTGCTGCATGTACTTGTGGGAATGGAGATGTTCTCGGTCATCCTGCTTGATCCGTACGCGAACATTTGGGTACCGACCTCGATTTTTGTGGGAATTTACGCAGTCTACTATTGGATTACGGTACAGCTGTATCGAGGAATTGTTTTGCCGAAAGAAACCTAA
- a CDS encoding ABC transporter ATP-binding protein — translation MQTVLEVKDVQKIYGTKGESQSHALKGVSLNIEEGEFVGIMGPSGSGKTTLLNVISTLDRPSGGLIHIAGTNITKMKQNQLADFRSQRLGFIFQDFNLLENLSLYENIALPLSLQGVSSQVIGQKVKKVAETVGIADLLQKYPVQVSGGQKQRAAAARALVHEPAILLADEPTGALDSKNAKSLLETMSDLNQNQNVSILMVTHDAFSASYCKRILFIQDGRLYKEIHRTEDRQTFFKQILDVLAELGASHDLD, via the coding sequence ATGCAAACTGTACTTGAAGTCAAGGACGTACAAAAAATATACGGGACAAAGGGCGAGAGCCAATCCCATGCATTAAAGGGAGTTTCGTTGAACATCGAGGAGGGGGAGTTCGTCGGCATTATGGGCCCTTCCGGATCGGGCAAAACGACGCTTTTGAACGTCATTTCTACGCTCGATCGTCCAAGTGGCGGTTTGATTCACATCGCCGGGACCAACATCACCAAGATGAAACAGAACCAGCTCGCCGATTTCCGTTCGCAGCGGCTCGGGTTCATTTTTCAGGACTTCAATTTGCTGGAGAACTTGTCCTTGTACGAAAACATCGCATTGCCATTGTCGCTGCAAGGGGTGTCATCCCAAGTGATCGGGCAAAAGGTGAAAAAAGTGGCCGAGACGGTAGGAATCGCTGATCTTCTGCAAAAATACCCGGTCCAAGTATCCGGCGGACAGAAGCAAAGAGCGGCCGCAGCACGGGCATTGGTCCATGAGCCGGCTATTTTGCTGGCAGATGAGCCGACCGGCGCACTGGATTCTAAAAATGCAAAGAGCCTCTTGGAGACGATGAGCGATTTGAATCAAAACCAGAACGTCTCGATTTTGATGGTCACGCACGATGCGTTCAGTGCGAGCTACTGCAAGCGCATTTTGTTTATTCAGGACGGCAGACTGTACAAAGAAATCCATCGCACCGAAGATCGCCAAACCTTTTTCAAACAAATTCTGGACGTGCTCGCCGAGCTTGGTGCGTCACATGACCTAGACTAG
- a CDS encoding glycosyltransferase: MRKPLFGTIAFLLGMALFHPATVTKGQETVESAERVEGISTAAVKLREEMRKLWTDQILWTRSYVVSATAGLEDQAQVMAKLLKNQEDIGNVFKPYYGDTVGNQLTEMLRQHIFIAEKIVAAAKNQQQVELKSLYTDWYQNADDIANLLSSINMNWTLNELRDLLHTQLKQMTDVVEARLNKNGNADIVAFDQGEDNGLIIADTLSEGIMKQFPDQFS; the protein is encoded by the coding sequence TTGAGGAAACCGCTGTTCGGGACTATTGCGTTCCTGCTAGGCATGGCGCTGTTCCATCCTGCAACTGTTACGAAAGGACAAGAGACAGTGGAGAGTGCCGAGCGGGTAGAAGGAATCAGCACGGCTGCCGTAAAGCTGAGGGAAGAGATGAGAAAGCTCTGGACGGATCAAATCCTATGGACCCGCAGCTACGTCGTCAGTGCCACGGCTGGGCTGGAGGATCAGGCTCAGGTGATGGCAAAGCTGTTGAAAAATCAGGAGGACATCGGAAACGTCTTTAAGCCATATTACGGAGATACAGTGGGCAATCAGCTGACAGAGATGTTAAGGCAGCATATTTTCATCGCAGAAAAAATCGTGGCAGCAGCCAAAAACCAGCAGCAGGTAGAATTGAAAAGTCTGTACACAGACTGGTATCAAAACGCGGATGACATTGCCAATCTACTCAGCAGTATCAATATGAACTGGACCCTGAATGAATTGAGAGATTTGCTCCATACCCAGCTTAAACAGATGACAGATGTGGTGGAAGCAAGGCTGAACAAGAATGGGAATGCGGATATCGTGGCTTTTGATCAGGGCGAAGATAACGGATTGATCATAGCGGACACGCTATCAGAAGGGATTATGAAGCAATTTCCTGATCAATTTTCATAA